One window from the genome of Acidihalobacter ferrooxydans encodes:
- a CDS encoding carbohydrate ABC transporter permease, whose translation MKALRKASFYLLALIFFLWAVFPFYYAIVTSLKTGFAIMTPTLWPHAASLSNYEHIFQLGFGRNILNSVVVATLTVVVAGLISLLAAYALSRVSFRGRSFLLITMLGATMFPQAAILTGLFSIIRGLGLYNTWWGLIFSYLLFTVPFTVWVLTAFMRELPQELEEAAIIDGASPWTIVTRIFLPLLAPAMVATGLLAFIAAWNEFLFALTFTLDNSARTVPVAITVFGGSSSFMPPYGNIMAASVVVSAPLVVLVLVFQRWITSGLTLGAVKG comes from the coding sequence ATGAAGGCGCTGCGCAAGGCCAGCTTCTATCTGCTGGCACTGATTTTCTTCCTCTGGGCCGTGTTCCCGTTCTACTACGCCATCGTTACCTCGCTGAAAACGGGTTTTGCGATCATGACCCCGACGCTGTGGCCGCATGCGGCCTCGCTGAGCAACTACGAACACATCTTTCAGCTTGGCTTCGGGCGCAACATCCTGAATTCGGTGGTAGTGGCCACGCTCACCGTGGTGGTGGCCGGACTCATTTCGCTGCTGGCCGCCTATGCGCTGTCGCGGGTCAGTTTTCGCGGGCGTTCGTTTTTGCTGATCACCATGCTCGGCGCCACCATGTTTCCGCAGGCGGCAATCCTCACCGGCCTGTTCTCGATCATCCGCGGGCTCGGCCTGTATAACACCTGGTGGGGGTTGATCTTCTCTTATCTGCTGTTCACCGTGCCGTTCACCGTGTGGGTGCTGACCGCCTTCATGCGCGAATTGCCGCAGGAACTGGAAGAAGCCGCGATCATCGACGGCGCCAGTCCGTGGACCATCGTCACCCGTATCTTCCTGCCACTGCTCGCGCCGGCGATGGTCGCCACCGGCCTGCTCGCGTTCATTGCCGCCTGGAACGAATTTCTGTTCGCACTGACCTTTACGCTCGACAACAGTGCGCGCACCGTACCCGTCGCCATTACCGTGTTCGGTGGCTCCAGTTCGTTCATGCCTCCTTACGGCAACATCATGGCCGCCTCGGTGGTGGTCAGCGCGCCGCTGGTCGTGCTGGTGCTGGTGTTCCAGCGCTGGATTACCTCCGGCCTGACCCTCGGCGCGGTCAAAGGCTGA
- a CDS encoding carbohydrate ABC transporter permease → MHDTASTPAASAPRGLTLQRRRVIWAWVFLSPVLIALILVALWPLVTTFINSLTNASFFGGQARFVGLHNFLHHNQNGWGGVLASSEWWRAVRNTALFTVVTVTTETLVGLMLALVLDSNLRGSRPLRAAVLIPWAIPTVVSSEIWTWMLQQQGGIINVLLMNAHLIHQPIDWLSNPALMLPAVMMVDIWKTTPFMALLILAGLQTIPQDIYEAARVDGVGPLKTFWRITLPLVWPAVLVAVIFRMLDALRVFDVIYVMTGAVPQTETMAVYIQNHLVSFGEIGYASAASVVMFLFMAVLLALIIWGGRKRLLGESR, encoded by the coding sequence GTGCACGACACAGCGTCAACGCCTGCGGCATCCGCGCCGCGGGGGTTGACGCTGCAACGGCGCCGGGTGATCTGGGCCTGGGTGTTTCTGTCGCCGGTATTGATTGCCCTGATCCTGGTTGCGCTGTGGCCGTTGGTCACGACGTTCATCAACAGCCTGACCAACGCCAGTTTTTTCGGTGGTCAGGCCCGTTTCGTCGGCCTGCATAACTTCCTTCACCATAACCAGAACGGCTGGGGCGGCGTGCTGGCCAGCAGCGAGTGGTGGCGGGCGGTGCGCAACACGGCCTTGTTTACTGTTGTGACGGTGACGACGGAAACCCTGGTCGGGCTGATGCTGGCGCTGGTACTCGATTCCAACCTGCGCGGGAGTCGGCCATTGCGCGCGGCAGTCCTGATTCCGTGGGCGATTCCGACCGTTGTTTCGTCGGAAATCTGGACATGGATGCTCCAGCAGCAGGGCGGCATCATCAATGTGTTGCTGATGAATGCACATCTGATTCATCAGCCGATCGACTGGTTGTCCAATCCGGCGCTGATGCTGCCGGCAGTGATGATGGTCGACATCTGGAAAACCACCCCGTTCATGGCCTTGTTGATTCTGGCGGGTCTGCAGACCATTCCACAGGATATTTACGAAGCGGCGCGCGTCGACGGCGTCGGCCCGCTGAAAACCTTTTGGCGCATTACCCTGCCGTTGGTCTGGCCGGCCGTCCTAGTGGCGGTGATCTTCCGTATGCTCGACGCACTGCGCGTGTTCGACGTGATTTACGTGATGACCGGTGCCGTGCCGCAGACCGAGACCATGGCCGTCTACATCCAGAACCACCTGGTCAGTTTCGGCGAGATCGGTTACGCCTCCGCAGCCTCGGTGGTGATGTTCCTGTTCATGGCTGTTCTGCTCGCGCTGATCATCTGGGGCGGCCGCAAACGCTTGCTGGGAGAATCCCGATGA
- a CDS encoding ABC transporter substrate-binding protein: MKKMFARKRLRGVWVAALLGAGWALAAPGPAQAAGVTVSIACGSVGAPNHITCVKASKQWAAKTGNYVKFVTTPYSSSARLALYEQWLAAHANIDVLMTDVYYPGILKKDLVDLTPYFKNKRDKFFPAYLKVDTIDGKLLAVPWFAAVGVMYYRKDLLQKYGLKPPKTWAELTADAKLVQAKERAAGHPNFWGFVWQGKAYEGLTCDAVEWLASDGAGSIVAPDGKVTIDNPRAVAALTRAKDWIGTISPRGVLSSQEPQSLQMFYSGNALFMRNWPYVWSIVQKPDSPLKGKVGVMMIPKGSGAEGRNAGTIGGWALALSKYGQHREASISLIKYLTSYDVQRMRFLEGALMPTRMALYKDQAVVDKAPVMKIFYQAISHASPRPTAQTGAKYNRVSSIFYTDVHQMLLGEMTPQATVRTIAARLNALSDHGKHW; the protein is encoded by the coding sequence ATGAAAAAAATGTTTGCAAGGAAACGCTTACGGGGTGTGTGGGTGGCGGCATTGTTGGGCGCCGGATGGGCGCTCGCCGCGCCCGGCCCGGCCCAGGCGGCCGGCGTGACGGTGAGCATCGCCTGTGGCTCGGTCGGTGCGCCTAATCACATCACCTGCGTGAAAGCTTCCAAGCAGTGGGCGGCCAAGACCGGCAATTACGTCAAGTTCGTCACCACGCCATATAGCAGCTCGGCGCGCCTGGCGCTGTATGAGCAGTGGCTGGCGGCGCACGCCAACATTGATGTGCTGATGACCGACGTCTACTACCCTGGCATTCTCAAGAAGGACCTGGTCGATCTGACGCCGTACTTCAAGAACAAGCGCGACAAGTTCTTCCCTGCTTATCTGAAGGTGGACACTATTGACGGTAAGCTGCTGGCGGTGCCGTGGTTCGCTGCGGTCGGTGTGATGTACTACCGCAAGGATCTGTTGCAAAAGTACGGCCTCAAGCCGCCCAAGACCTGGGCCGAGCTGACGGCCGATGCCAAGCTTGTGCAGGCCAAGGAACGCGCCGCCGGTCATCCCAATTTCTGGGGTTTCGTGTGGCAGGGCAAGGCCTATGAAGGGCTCACCTGCGACGCGGTCGAGTGGCTGGCGAGTGACGGAGCGGGCTCGATTGTCGCACCCGATGGCAAGGTCACCATCGACAATCCGCGTGCCGTCGCCGCGCTGACGAGGGCCAAGGACTGGATAGGAACCATTTCGCCGCGCGGTGTGCTCAGCTCCCAGGAGCCGCAGTCGCTGCAGATGTTTTATTCGGGCAACGCGCTGTTCATGCGCAATTGGCCCTATGTGTGGTCGATTGTGCAGAAGCCCGATAGCCCGCTCAAGGGCAAGGTCGGCGTGATGATGATTCCGAAGGGCTCGGGCGCGGAAGGGCGTAATGCGGGCACCATCGGCGGTTGGGCGCTGGCGCTGTCCAAGTACGGCCAGCATCGCGAGGCATCGATCAGTCTGATCAAGTATCTGACTTCGTACGATGTGCAACGCATGCGTTTTCTCGAAGGCGCACTGATGCCGACGCGCATGGCGCTGTACAAGGATCAGGCGGTGGTGGACAAGGCGCCGGTGATGAAAATCTTCTACCAGGCGATCAGCCACGCCTCGCCGCGGCCGACCGCCCAGACCGGCGCCAAGTACAACCGCGTCAGTTCGATCTTCTATACCGATGTGCATCAAATGCTGTTGGGCGAGATGACGCCGCAAGCGACGGTCAGAACCATCGCCGCGCGGCTGAATGCCCTCAGTGACCACGGCAAGCATTGGTAG
- the speE gene encoding polyamine aminopropyltransferase codes for MTLDQNWFTERCKEAGSAFSLQIKRKLHDEQTPFQHIEIYETEKFGNLMTIDGFVMLTTRDNFVYHEMMSHPVLYSHPRPRRVVIIGGGDCGTLREVLKHPEVESVVQVDIDERVTRLSEQYFPELCESNADPRAELRFGDGIQWVKDAEPGSVDVIIVDSTDPIGPAEGLFSGPFYKDCLRVLGSDGLLGQQSESPLYHTQSIIRPMHDEMRKAGFLDTLTLHFPQASYPSGWWTATIAAKDMPVTFLREEACENKPFATQYYNDAIHRACAATPEFLRRALLD; via the coding sequence ATGACGCTCGATCAGAACTGGTTCACGGAACGCTGCAAGGAAGCCGGCAGCGCCTTTTCGCTACAGATCAAACGCAAGCTCCATGACGAACAGACACCGTTCCAGCACATCGAGATCTACGAAACGGAAAAATTCGGCAATCTGATGACCATCGACGGCTTCGTCATGCTCACCACGCGCGATAATTTCGTCTATCACGAAATGATGAGCCACCCGGTGCTCTACAGTCATCCGCGGCCCCGGCGCGTGGTCATCATCGGCGGCGGCGACTGCGGTACGCTGCGCGAGGTGCTCAAACACCCCGAGGTCGAATCCGTGGTGCAAGTGGATATCGACGAACGCGTCACGCGCTTGTCCGAGCAGTATTTCCCGGAACTGTGCGAATCCAATGCCGACCCGCGCGCCGAGCTGCGCTTTGGCGACGGCATCCAGTGGGTCAAGGACGCCGAACCCGGCTCGGTCGATGTCATCATCGTCGACAGCACCGACCCCATCGGTCCGGCCGAAGGGCTGTTCTCCGGCCCGTTCTACAAGGACTGTTTGCGCGTGCTCGGCAGCGACGGTCTGCTCGGCCAGCAGAGCGAATCGCCGCTCTATCACACGCAGAGCATCATCCGCCCGATGCACGACGAAATGCGCAAGGCCGGTTTTCTCGACACGCTCACGCTGCACTTTCCGCAGGCCAGCTATCCGTCCGGCTGGTGGACCGCCACCATCGCGGCCAAGGACATGCCGGTTACCTTCCTGCGTGAGGAAGCCTGCGAGAACAAACCCTTCGCAACGCAGTATTACAACGACGCCATCCACCGCGCCTGCGCCGCCACGCCGGAGTTTCTGCGCCGCGCGCTGCTGGACTGA
- the speA gene encoding biosynthetic arginine decarboxylase, with amino-acid sequence MPDWSLEDARKLYNTTVWGGGHYEICANGELHVQASNGARLSLRVLADELREQGLRLPLLVRFNHILRERVDALCGAFALAREAQEYAGGYTAIYPIKVNQQRSVVDEILRHGGARVGLEAGSKPELMAVLALSRTGGVVVCNGYKDREYLRLALLGRLLGHRIYVVIEKPAELERVIEAAQELGVRPLLGVRVRLSSIGGGKWEKTGGEKGKFGLSAAQVITVTERLREVGMLDCLQLLHFHMGSQIANIRDIQRGVREAARFYVELRRLGADLRVADVGGGLGVDYEGSRSRSDCSMNYSVNEYAANIVRTLREVCELEDAPHPEIFTESGRALTAHHAVLITQIIDVERACETTDEPPPEDDAPLIVRDMWELLQAATARSPSETFHDASYWLSEAHGMYTHGVLSLAERARVEELFVAICQRLPAALDGQGRSAREMLDGLRERLADKVFCNFSLFQSMPDAWAIDQVFPVAPLQRLDERPERHGMLQDLTCDSDGQIERYVVGSELEHTLPLHDWAPGQCYLLGIFLVGAYQEILGDLHNLFGDTDAINVDLRTDGTHALAQPELGDTVAELLGYVHFDPDELRRIYRQKVAGTLAPERADAVLAELEAGLSGYTYLED; translated from the coding sequence ATGCCGGATTGGTCACTCGAAGACGCACGCAAGCTTTACAACACCACCGTCTGGGGCGGCGGGCATTACGAAATCTGCGCGAACGGCGAACTCCATGTGCAGGCCAGCAATGGCGCGCGCCTGAGCCTGCGCGTACTGGCCGACGAACTGCGCGAACAGGGGCTGCGTCTGCCGTTGCTGGTGCGGTTCAATCATATTCTGCGCGAGCGCGTCGACGCGCTGTGCGGCGCCTTCGCCCTGGCCCGCGAAGCGCAGGAATACGCCGGCGGCTATACGGCGATCTACCCGATCAAGGTCAATCAGCAACGCAGCGTCGTCGACGAAATCCTGCGCCACGGCGGCGCGCGCGTGGGCCTGGAGGCCGGCAGCAAGCCGGAGCTGATGGCCGTGCTGGCGCTGTCGCGCACGGGCGGCGTGGTCGTCTGCAACGGCTACAAGGATCGCGAATATCTGCGCCTGGCGCTGCTCGGACGCCTGCTCGGCCATCGCATCTATGTCGTCATCGAAAAGCCGGCCGAGCTGGAGCGCGTGATCGAGGCCGCGCAGGAACTCGGCGTGCGCCCGCTGCTCGGCGTGCGCGTGCGCCTGTCGTCCATCGGCGGCGGCAAGTGGGAAAAGACCGGCGGCGAGAAAGGCAAGTTCGGGCTGTCGGCGGCGCAGGTCATCACCGTGACCGAACGGTTGCGCGAGGTCGGCATGCTCGACTGCCTGCAACTGCTGCACTTCCACATGGGCTCGCAGATCGCCAACATCCGCGACATCCAGCGCGGCGTCCGCGAGGCGGCGCGTTTCTACGTCGAGCTGCGCCGGCTCGGCGCGGATCTGCGCGTGGCCGATGTCGGCGGCGGCCTCGGCGTGGATTACGAGGGCAGCCGCTCGCGCAGCGACTGCTCGATGAACTACAGCGTGAACGAATACGCGGCCAACATCGTGCGCACGCTGCGCGAGGTGTGCGAACTGGAAGACGCGCCGCACCCGGAAATCTTCACCGAATCGGGGCGCGCCCTGACCGCCCATCACGCCGTGCTGATCACGCAGATCATCGACGTGGAGCGCGCCTGCGAGACGACCGACGAGCCGCCCCCCGAAGACGACGCCCCGCTCATCGTGCGCGACATGTGGGAGCTGCTGCAGGCGGCCACGGCGCGCTCGCCAAGCGAGACGTTCCACGATGCCTCGTACTGGCTGAGCGAGGCGCACGGCATGTATACGCACGGCGTGCTCAGTCTGGCCGAACGGGCGCGCGTGGAAGAGTTGTTCGTCGCCATCTGCCAGCGCCTGCCCGCCGCGCTGGACGGTCAGGGCCGCAGCGCCCGCGAGATGCTCGATGGTCTGCGCGAACGGCTCGCCGACAAGGTGTTCTGCAATTTTTCGCTGTTCCAGTCGATGCCCGATGCGTGGGCGATCGATCAGGTGTTTCCGGTCGCCCCCCTGCAGCGGCTCGACGAACGCCCCGAACGGCACGGCATGCTGCAAGACCTCACCTGCGATTCGGACGGTCAGATCGAGCGCTACGTCGTCGGCAGCGAACTCGAACACACCCTCCCGCTGCACGACTGGGCGCCGGGTCAGTGCTATCTCCTGGGCATTTTTCTGGTCGGCGCGTATCAGGAAATACTCGGCGACCTGCACAACCTGTTCGGCGATACCGACGCGATCAACGTCGACCTGCGCACTGACGGCACCCATGCGCTGGCGCAGCCGGAGCTGGGCGACACCGTCGCCGAACTGCTCGGCTACGTCCATTTCGACCCCGACGAACTGCGCCGCATCTACCGCCAGAAAGTCGCAGGCACGCTGGCGCCGGAACGCGCCGACGCCGTGCTGGCCGAACTGGAGGCCGGCTTGAGCGGCTACACCTATCTGGAAGACTGA